In the Hevea brasiliensis isolate MT/VB/25A 57/8 chromosome 8, ASM3005281v1, whole genome shotgun sequence genome, TCTTTTGACACTTCATAAAATTTCCTTGAATGCAATGTACTACAGTAAGTTGCTTTGAACAAGTAGAAGTGCCGAGTTCAGAGAGGTGCAGAACCAAAAACTTCTTAAAATAGGAAATTCTGTTATAAGCTCTCACCATGACTCTTTTGGAAAAGCATCATAACTTCTGAAAATAATGGCCAGGAAGAAAGTACTAATTCAAACCGAAATAACAGTACCCAAATTTTAAATCTCACATTTATAcaaaatctaacttaatttacaCAATAAAGGAGCGAAACTCTACATCATTAATTAATAGACTCCAGCAGGAAGGTAGATACATGGATAATCATGGTGAAGAATCAATTGAGAAGCTCACAGTCATAGTTATAAATATTAGCAAGGCTATAAAAGTCAAATTGGAGAGAAATGCTAATTTTTAATCTCAGTAGTATATAAACAAGCAAACAAATATATCTCTTCTACCTTAACCAAATGGCATGGCAAACTTGGAAAGCATAAGATAAATGTAATCCACTGCAAAAGTCCTTATATCCTGCTTTTAGTATACTCACCAGGCCCATCACAGCAGAGATTACTATTGCAGCCAGAGAACACTGTAAAGAAGGAAAACcgaaaaaacaaaaaaacaaaaaaacattGCAAGATAAGGATTTATATTGTGTGAGAGAGAGTTATGCTCATCAACCGTTGGAATGATAGGGTTAAAAGGTTGGGGAAATCAGAAAATCAAATAGTAACTGcagttaaaattttcaaatttctccaTCTTCCTAAGACATTAATTCCTCGATATCTTGAAGAACATTATGTTTTGAACAGTAATTAATTTTGGACTGTGAGCACTATAAAAGACACCAAATATCACTATTTTTTAAGCATTtccaactgaaaaaaaaaaaaaaaagaactatgAAAACAAACCTGGGGAATGTATTCAAATAATGGAGTCAAGAATAGAAGAGCACAGCCAATGATGATGCCAGTAATAATTCCAGATAAGCCAGTTTTTGCcccactttcattatttacagctGACCTAGAAAAGGAACCTGCATGAAAAGTTTGGAAAATAATCCTTCATTTAATTGTGTGTCATTGCAATAAAAAAtccaataatataaaaaatttgaagAACAAAGTGGATTTTTGTCATGCTAACATCCAATATTTAATTTTACATTGCACTGAAAATCTCACCTGTTGCAGGGTATGCAGAAAAGAATGAGCCCAAGATATTTGCTAAACCAAGACCAAACAACTGTTCAAGAATACCAAAAAGTCAGAATTTGTTTTGCACACCTCTATGAGAATATCCAAAGAAGGCATACGGAATGGTATACTCCAGATGGTGTACATATATTTCTATGAATTTTGCTTCAGTCCAGATTAAAATTGTTGTGCCTTCCATCCATACACACTGACTACTTTCTTATGAAGCACATTTTGCACCTTATTTCACATTAGTCACTCTTATTGATTGTGTAAAAAAAATACTTGACAGTACAATTATAAGTTGGTAGTAGGCAAGATTATCTTATTTGAACATTGATACTAGAGTCGGCTAACAGACTACAGATACCATTTGGCAGTGATAGCTTCCATTACAAACATACCTCCTGACTTGAATCCAGCTCATACCCATTCTTCGCTGCTAAAGCTTTTGCAATCCCCACAGATTCCTACAGTTCAAAGTTTAATATGATCTGAATGAGAAGCATAACTCAAAATTCATGAGGCAAAGCATAAATATAGATCGACCctcattaatttttcttaccaATATGGCTACACCAGTAATAAGCATTGCTGTTGGGATTAAGGATTTTGCATACCCAAATTCTTTAGGAATGGAGAAGCTTGGGAGACCTTGGGGTATCTTTCCCACCTAAAACAACACCAAAATTCTCATTTGGCTCCAGCTATGATTTACTTAATTTGTAATTGAAAATTACACAGATAAACAAATGAACAGTAATGCAGGGAGTTGAAAGAAACATTTGGCAATAACAGGTTTCCTTCTGCTAATTAGATTCTACAAACTGTCGAAATTCCAAAATGCTGGGAAGGCTAGCATCATAAACCAACACCAATTATTGCAGAATGGAGCAAAGaaacaaaaatttagaaattagaTACAGAAATAGCAAGAGTTACACCTTTGTGATAGAGACTAATGAGTTTATCTCACTTAGCTAGGCTGTGAAGAAGCATGCAACAGAAGTAAAATTCAAGAAGAATTCACTGACCAAGGAAGCAAACAGTTGATTAATCAATTTGGGAAACAGAAAGTGGACTTCTACCAAATATAGGCAAAATTAACAGTTGGATGATTAGTTTAGTTGATTTGCCCAGTATTTGCAAATGACAAGTTTAATGAGAGCAAATGATGATTCCGATTTTTAGGCACATGATTGCCATATTTAGAAAGACAGACAAGTTATACATTGCTTCTACTGCTATGCTGCCATATTCTGATTGAATGAACATTTGAAAGTTTTAATAGAGAATGTAGACTTTCCTTTTTCATAAAATTGACAAAGAATTTCATGGAATGAAATCTCAAGTAAGAAAGAAATAGCTTATGATTAGCAATTGCATCATCCTTACCAAAGAAATAGAAGATGGGTGAAATattttcaccaaagttgtacccaAAATGACCGCAGTGAGGGGTCCTGCTGCTTGAATGAATCTGAATTGCTTTCTTGATTTTCCCTTTACATGGAAAATCAAAATCTTAAGCACAGATCTAGACAAATACACATTTTAAAACTAAAAAGAGAGGGcaaataaagaagaagaagaactgaTTTCATACTAAATGCTTCATGAACAGAAGTACAGCAAGAATGCTAGATCCCATCACAAAAGGAGGCCACGAGAACTACAAAAGGAAAATACCACCTGTGGTTAAAAAAGGGATTAATGAGTGATGGCACCAAACCTGAAACATTAAAAAGGAAAACAAGTAATGATCACATGTAATTCACAAATAACAAGAAATTAGGACGGCATAAATGAAAAATGAATTTTGAGTCTGTACTCTGTAAACTTATATATACAGTAATTAATTGAACATATAAAGTTGTTGATATCAACTGCCATGCTATTGTGTGAGGTGGCATCAAAGATAAGGCAGTTGCCACAAAACCAAGCTCAAGATCAAAGCATATAAATTACCAGCATGACTACATTCAAAACTTACTACCATCCACATTAAAAGATGTAATCAGAAGGCCACAATCTTTTGTTTTTTTTCCTTCTGCTTTCCCACTTCTTTTATGATTTTCAGTACTGCTGCTTATGCTTTCCTCTTATAACCAATTGTTATAACTTTTGAGTGACTAACAAGGATTTAAGGAATTGTAATTTAATGGAAGTTCTTGTTTTAACACGGACAAGTTCTTCACAAACCCAAATATATGCAAGGATTCTATTATTTTAACAAGCAACAATTAATAATGAAAAATGTTTCTCTCCACCACCTGTTTGTTTAAGTACTTTTTCTCAAATGAAGAATGGACTATTGGACCTGTTCAAGACTTCAAGTTTATTAGACTGCTTTAATCTTTCAACAGAAATAATGAAAGTGTCAACTTATTTACCTAGCTGTTCTACACAAAATCATGGAGCACATGTAAGAAGTGAGAATTCTAAAAATTTCAACATGATGAAACCAACAAGAGACCAAGAAGCTAATGAACAAGATTACACTCAACAGAACCAGAAAAAGTAATCGACCAACCATTTCATAGCAAACCTACCTAAAAAAAGGACTCCTGTTAGGAACAGTGTAAGagaataatttgaatataaatcaaTGAGAAAATGCAGCCATAAAAAATTCTAAATATATTCACTCTGCAGAGTATCTACCATTTGAACAATCATACCTTATCCATTCCAGATATTATGCTCTTTATTAATGGCACAATCTTGCTGCTCCGTACAACTTCATATCCCAAGAAGTACTTTGCTTGAGATAATGCAATCACAATGGCTGATGCAGTTGTGAAGCCAGAAATCACAGAGTGGCTGATGAAACGTATAAGCCATCCCAGCCTGCAAATGAAAGGTACATGTGTATTGGTCTCCTTTTTCTGAGTTTATGCGTCAATCAAATTAAAGAATGACTTCACAGTGCAGGAACGCACATAAGAAAACAAACTCTAGCAATTTCAGTTTGATGAGGCATCTAAACCCAACAACAGAAAAATTGAAAGTTTCAAATTTTAAGCCCAGAGGATGTCCAAAAAGAACATATGCATGGACATGCTGACATAAAAGAAATCATAATGCAGAACACATTTTGCGACTGTTAGTTTGATGATAAAGTTGAGAAGCAGTACCTCAAAAGCCCCATGATGCATTCCAGAATTCCAACCATAAGTGCCAATAGTATTGCAAGTTCTGTGTATAACTCATCAGATGAATCAACAATTCCACTTAAAACATTAGAGACTAGGAGAGAAACCAATGCCACAGGACCAGTTGCCAGTTGCCGAGATGACCCAAATATGGCATACACAAAAACTGGCACAAAACCACAGTCTGCCTTGCCAAATAAATCTAGAGTTAAATCACAATGTGATGGTGAGGTGAAAACTGGAAAACAAATGCCTCAAGGTAACTCTATAAGAAAAGATAATGCAATAGTGATATTCGAGCAAAATGCAATGATAACATTGTCATTAAATATACTTCAGTGGGATGCTAATGGTACCTCCAAAAATGAAGAATGGTCAAAGATGGGTGTATGGTCAGTATTTACAATAAAAGATTTCAATTCTTGATGTTTATCATATTCTTTATTTTAAAATTCTACAATGTAATCTCCATTTACTCGTACTATTAAAAAGATATTTTGAAATTTGCCTGCATATATTATTTGAAAAAGTCATGCCAAAATTTTCAAGGGTAATCTACAAAATTTACATTTGGAACAAATTTATGATAAACTTACATAATCCGTAAATTGGTTGAAGCCCAGCCAACTTAGCATAAGACATTGCCTGTTCAAATACCACAACCGTAACAAACAATCAACCTATCTACACTTTcctagaaaaaaataataataaatcaacAAATTTACACTTCTATAGCCAAAAAATACCattaaataattgattaataATAACAGTAACGAGAATAACAAGATGATATTAGCCAGTTCAGGAAATTCCAACACTATTCCAATATCAAAGGCCTTGTTCGCTTGCACAGAATTTGAAATTAGACTGGCCAACGTCCCATTTCCAAGCAACCAAACACGACCCACCTTAAAAATCAGGTCTCTAATATCTGATGGCGTAAACTTTTGCTAACCATAACCAATAAGAGCCGAAAAGTCACAGTGAAACAGCACTAATTGAATTTTGAAAACAAAATTATCCAAATCACCAATAGTTAAAAGCTTGCGATTCGATATCTGATGAGAATTGAAAAAAGAAACATATCTAATCAATTGCAGTTGAGTGCTTGATGCAACCATGACAAATTAAACAGACATGAAAAACATGCGACGATAAGGTGCAATCCACACTGTAGAACCGCGTTTGATACCCAAGAAACTGTAAGaaaattttgagagagagagagagagagagaagatacacaattttttaagttatttgagaACTTGGAAAATCAAAGTCAGGAGCATTACTTCGATCAACTTTACTTTCTCAGGAAGCAAGCAGAAAATAGAGCGCCGTGCAGATAAGACCAAAAGGAAAATTGAAGTCACAGCATTTTTAAGCTACATGTATGTGCTCCAGTTCACTCATTCATCTTTGAAGAACCGAAGTAACTGataaaactttaaaaaaaatttcttttcttttcattcatTTTCCTTGGAgccaaacattaaaaaaaaaaaaaaattattttcttttcattcacTTTCCTTGGAGCCAAACAAACAGAAGTTCAAAAAAGTAGTTAAACAAAAACAGAGATTTAGAATCACCTGTGGCACGAGCATAATACCGATGGTGATGCCGGCCATAAGATCGACCTGAAAATACTCGCGCCATTCATAAGTCCTAATCCAACGGCAACAAGGCAAGAAAGTTTCGATCCATTGAGCTAAAGACATACGTTTCATTTTAGTAACCCAGCGAGAGAAGAGAGCAGAAGCAAgagaagaggaggaggaggaggaggaggaggacgtCGCGTTAGGGTGTAGCAGAGGGATAATCTTAATGGGTCGGCCTCCGGATGTAGGCATTGAGAATCCGGATGTGGAAGAAGAGATGGAGGTGACGTCCTGAGAGCTGGGGGAGGCGTAGGTTATCTCCATGCGCATCCAGCGCGCATCGGAGGAAAATATAGACGTGAGTAGAGGGGTCCCACCCAAACTCCCAATatttgtgagagagagagagagagagagagagagtaaaacaatattttattaaataataattacaaTTTTTTGATCTATTGGTTTTTTATTTTGAGGGATAATTTAGATTTCgttcaaaattataattataaagtaaaataatatttttttataaataatagttttaaaaaaatattattttaattattatttaaaaaatataaaaaaaatttgattaCGTATTTCGATATGTTAACAATATCTAATTAATGAATGATCGATATTAATATTTAGTTagcttataaatattattttataaattaaaataaatttataaatatttaaaattttaaatatttacatacTCTAATTGATAAATAgctaattaaaaaaatcaatttaccttaaaaaaataattagaattAGAAATAATAACAAGTAATATATTCACAAAAATTATTatacttaaatttaaatttaattaatattttcaaaatataaatttattctaaatataattaaaatttattttttaactatTTAAATTTATACCAAATTCAATTATCATCACTAAAAAAATCAAATcgcttaattttataaattttaattaataatttaaaaaaattattttaattaataatttatattttaaaaatttaataatttaataaaatatttaaattttattatataaaaaatatatatttaatatttaattaaatatttatataaataaatttaagtaataaatatttaatatgtaAAACTCAAATTCTCTATTAATATTATTTCTCTTACTTGAACTCATTTGAATCTAATTATAttctatttcaatttattttattataattcaatcaaatcaaATATTTTCTCAAAATTATTTTAGTCCAAGGTTCACTCTTTAATATCGATTTTAAGCTTAAGAGGATTGGTTTATTTTCAAAACGAACCGTGGCCATTATTATTGGCTACAGTCAAAAGTGGCATCGGATCATTGATGGCTGCTGGGGCACTTTGGAATTTACTTGGCAATTACCACATAAAGAAAAGTTTGGAATTTAGGCTAGAAAATGATGGAAGATACGTTGAAATGCACATGGACGCCATTTTGGTGAATTCAAGCGATCTCACCTAAAGAATGTATTCGATTCGtacttggaattaattttggtggCTAAGGAATCAATGGTGCATTAATCTTACATGTAGATTTCATGATAGCGGCAACGGTAATGCATAGAGTATCCGTAAAAATCACattatttagatttaaatttaaataatactattaaaatttgaattatttttaaatttaattaaaatttattcttaattattcgaattcaatttcaaatctaatttttattataaaaaaaatcaaactcatttaatttatatattttaattaatattttatataaaaaattattttgattaataatttatattttaaaattttaataattttataaaatatttaaatttcattttatataaaataaaatatataaaaatttataaatattatcataaaaaaatataatttatatttaattaaatatttatataaattgattcGGGTAACAAATACTCAATATGTAAAATCTGAATCCGACCCAAACCCGTCACTAGTATTATTTTTCAAACATGAACCCGTCCCAAGCccgattatataatatataaacccGTCCTATTAAGGTTCGGTCAGATCGAATACCCATAAAAACTCGACCTGTTGCCGTCCCTAGTTACCAGCCActatttataaaaaaatcaaagttattatataaaataataaataatatatacaatgtcacgctgtaaattattataaatataatattaaaaatttaaattataagatttatacatataaataaatatttattgataatttttattaGCATAATGTTGACATTTTGTTAAAGTTTAGATTTATTATGATAGTTGAATTtatctttaataaaataaaaatattaattatttaattgataatacaataattaaatatatgtATTAATGTATATCTCAATGGCTAAAAAAAAGAAAGGTATATTTCAATTTgagtaaaaattatatttaaattttatttttcttccttttatatttcaatttgagtaaaaattatatttaaaatttatttttcttcctttcttatAAAAAGTAAGCATATGGATAAAAATATTGAGGATTAAGAGATAAACTTTatgtaatttaattataaattagtgatttttattttagtaatgagaaaatatataaattattataatggaATATTCTTTCGAATATCCATTTCTAATGAAGCCAAGGGACATGTGAGTGGAGGCAGCAATCAaaacataaaaaattaatattttatataattaatattaaatttattttatataattaataaattaattttactatactaatttaaaaataattttagagtaaaagattatcatatatatatatatataaattatattattgaatttcagggATTCAGTCGATCTGGTCATGAGTCACACAGGTGAAAcgaatttcaataattaatttcaattttctatttttttttttattaaattgatcGAATTGGTCCGATTTTGAAGACAATGGTCATAATTAACTTTCaaacaaaaattattattatgCTGTCATTTGATTTGAGAACGAAGAAAAAGTGTGTGAGCGTGACATGGCACTAGCGAATGCAATGAATCGggtatcaaaatttaaatttaattaatattattaaaatattaatttatcttaaattttattaaaaaattttttaactattaaaaattattttaattaataatttatattttaaaattttaataattttataaaatatataaattttattttatataaattaaaatatataaaaatttataaatattattataaaaaataaatatttaatatttaattaaatatttaaataaataaatttaaataataaatattcaatatataaaatctaaatctaattcaaattcatcataaatattattttttaaatttaaatttattttaaacctAATTGCAAAATATCTAAATTAATCACAAGAGAGTATGATCGAATTTAGTACCATAAAAATTCAGTCTATTCACATCATTATATTACACAGCCCCCACTATATTGACCAACCATTCATTGGTGGGACAGGAATAGTGTTGTAGTCAAAATTTcatgaataaaatatttaatttaatttaatttttgtatttatttaaaaattttaatttattttatttttaaatttttagtttaatataaaaattttaattgaaaatcaatttaatctaaaattttaatttaaattcaatttaatctaaatttttttaaaaaagtaacTATTTTTGGGAAACCATAGATCATGGTCTTCATTTTACAGTTATTATTTTTAAGTGGGATTTTTTCTCACAACTATTATTTATAttgttaagcattattaaatccATAAacagtttttaatttttgaaaaaaataaaaaataaaaaatgttacAGAGCAAATGATGCATACatcttgcatagtcatttaggtctaattttataaccctttttatttgattattagtcatttttagctaatttcattagttaattagttagtttttcttaattgtcaattttgcactaatttgtaatttttactatgttttgtaggaaaaatggtgtttttgaaggactgaagagaattttgccattgaggagtgtcttctacagcaaaaagatgtcaaaaacaagttttcaagctgaaatatgcattgaccaaactgtgcataacttgccgcataagctatgcagatctgcataaggaggaagatcactgttccagaaccagccgaaatgtgcataaggagactgcatagcttatgcacattctcgcctcccttatgcaccttcacgggattgtgcataacctatgcaccaagtcatgcagcttcgcataagtgacccagaacgGTAATCGCATAaggatcgcataacttatgcgatccacttatctgatccatgaagagttcattaatgagctggcaggagattccctcaaataattcctcctagaacataccattttagggctccatgtcagaaaaatgctataaatagtctcattttcccattttaaagggggacaaggagcaaagaagaaaaggagagggggctgagcagaatttgaagagccatcttcaccttccacaccattttcaactaagatttgcagatttctttctttctttacactttcctacatttctagtgtttaattccttacttcttagcttagattaaagctttatttccatttaaactcatcatatcttgtaagcattatggatagtgagtagtttacttttgattctggagtaagggttgtaatatttgagatattttgtggattttgattgggtaatccatattttgtggtcttaatgagttttattcatttcttgtatgcttaatgacatgcttagtgtaggatcccattaagtgatgttcttaatccatggttgaagcaccgaaaggagaaggccttgtgatagataatcaagaaattggacttaattaacttagacctagaaataggctaaggattaagaggattcacagattaattaaagaacttaatgggtcttaattaattctaagtccacgaaagtaggattagattgattaaggcactctttgtctcactcgaaagggaattcaaaggatttaagaattaatctccttaaaaccatttagtttcacaagattggataaccaatttaaaatcccaaaatagctcgaatatgaaatcccgaactccggaatcgcctttttaccattgttaatttctaatcgaatttaatcatttgccattttaaatattgccatatttgaacttgattatttcaatttgatgcaattttagtttagttaatacattgttgaatagaatattaaatttgcacatttagatttcgtactccattacccattaattcattattttaatttcatgaatgcttcaatttagtcaacttttatatcgaaaattcaattattaacacaactcctcgtgggatcgatatttttctatactacttgtacgacccgtgcacttgcggttgggacgcatcagcaaatcttaaatttttttttcatttcttgatttaagctaaaaaataaaaaaaaatttaattttattaattttagataaaattgaaattaaattgaaatttttagattaaaataaacaaaaaattgaaaatgaatgagcttttaattcaaattttatatgttaatattaataatactttatatttaagaaatttatcaaaatttatttatttattcaaaaatcatAAAATGAGAAGCAATAGAATTGAAAAATTTTATTGCATGgtacaataaaattaaataaataattaaattaatttaaaaataagtacataattaaattaatttaattgctaTATTAGTCTGATTTGAAAATATAAATAGTAGCATATCAAGTTTTTGCGAATATCCAATCTAATTGAACTCTAATAGTATTGATTTTGATAGTATATAATCAATTTTGAAACGgatataaatttgaaatttaatatttataacaggtttaaattttatatattgaataTTTATTATCTGAGCTTATTTatataaacatttaattaaaaataaaaatatatttttttataataatatttataaattttatatattttattttatataaaataaaattagaatatttatgaaattatttaatttttaaaacataaattattaataaagatattttttatataaaattttaattaaaatagataaaattaaataattttaatatttttaataataataataaaatttaaataattaaaaataaaatttaattaaatttaagaaggatattaattttaaaaatattactaTTTGTACCTGAAAACAGTGGTCATAATTAAcgttcaaacaaaaataattgttacGTTGTCATTAGTTTGatttgagaaagaaaaaaaaaaaaaaaaaaaaaaaggtgtgcGAGTGTGATATGACGCAGCCCGCAGACCCGCCATATTTTAGTGCTGCAATTCATTGGTGAGAATGGCGTTTGCTTGTAATCacattttaatgttattaataacaatactttatatttataaaatttattaattaaaaaatcataaGCAATATAATTGAAAATTTCTATTGTatggtataaaaaaaaaattcataattatCAAATTCATTCTCATGTAAAATTAAACGTACATTAAAGGCAGTATTGATAATTACTTCTTATAAGAATATATGTGTGTGATATAGccttttttttaatctttatttttttaattttatataaataattatccaaaatttttattgcatcttt is a window encoding:
- the LOC110663888 gene encoding sulfate transporter 4.1, chloroplastic isoform X1, whose product is MEITYASPSSQDVTSISSSTSGFSMPTSGGRPIKIIPLLHPNATSSSSSSSSSSLASALFSRWVTKMKRMSLAQWIETFLPCCRWIRTYEWREYFQVDLMAGITIGIMLVPQAMSYAKLAGLQPIYGLYLFGKADCGFVPVFVYAIFGSSRQLATGPVALVSLLVSNVLSGIVDSSDELYTELAILLALMVGILECIMGLLRLGWLIRFISHSVISGFTTASAIVIALSQAKYFLGYEVVRSSKIVPLIKSIISGMDKFSWPPFVMGSSILAVLLFMKHLGKSRKQFRFIQAAGPLTAVILGTTLVKIFHPSSISLVGKIPQGLPSFSIPKEFGYAKSLIPTAMLITGVAILESVGIAKALAAKNGYELDSSQELFGLGLANILGSFFSAYPATGSFSRSAVNNESGAKTGLSGIITGIIIGCALLFLTPLFEYIPQCSLAAIVISAVMGLVDYDEAIFLWRVDKKDFLLWTITSATTLFLGIEIGVLVGVGASIAFVIHESANPHIAVLGRLPGTTVYRNIQQYPEAYTYNRIVMVRIDAPIYFANISYIKDRLREYELNVDKSTRGPEVERIYFVILEMSPVTYIDSSAVQALKDLHQEYKSRDIQIAISNPNRDVLLTLSKAGVVELIGKEWYFVRMHDAVQVCLQQVQSIKQALKQPDPLLDDKLSFFQRLLEQREDDLSAAELESGDKRLLISKNTDSQLEPLLSRKSSN
- the LOC110663888 gene encoding sulfate transporter 4.1, chloroplastic isoform X2 codes for the protein MRMEITYASPSSQDVTSISSSTSGFSMPTSGGRPIKIIPLLHPNATSSSSSSSSSSLASALFSRWVTKMKRMSLAQWIETFLPCCRWIRTYEWREYFQVDLMAGITIGIMLVPQAMSYAKLAGLQPIYGLYCGFVPVFVYAIFGSSRQLATGPVALVSLLVSNVLSGIVDSSDELYTELAILLALMVGILECIMGLLRLGWLIRFISHSVISGFTTASAIVIALSQAKYFLGYEVVRSSKIVPLIKSIISGMDKFSWPPFVMGSSILAVLLFMKHLGKSRKQFRFIQAAGPLTAVILGTTLVKIFHPSSISLVGKIPQGLPSFSIPKEFGYAKSLIPTAMLITGVAILESVGIAKALAAKNGYELDSSQELFGLGLANILGSFFSAYPATGSFSRSAVNNESGAKTGLSGIITGIIIGCALLFLTPLFEYIPQCSLAAIVISAVMGLVDYDEAIFLWRVDKKDFLLWTITSATTLFLGIEIGVLVGVGASIAFVIHESANPHIAVLGRLPGTTVYRNIQQYPEAYTYNRIVMVRIDAPIYFANISYIKDRLREYELNVDKSTRGPEVERIYFVILEMSPVTYIDSSAVQALKDLHQEYKSRDIQIAISNPNRDVLLTLSKAGVVELIGKEWYFVRMHDAVQVCLQQVQSIKQALKQPDPLLDDKLSFFQRLLEQREDDLSAAELESGDKRLLISKNTDSQLEPLLSRKSSN